The following coding sequences lie in one Cronobacter universalis NCTC 9529 genomic window:
- a CDS encoding phosphohydrolase, which translates to MSLTHWQQRFEAWLHQSWNQDDKAHDVAHFRRVWKTAQQIMAGSEANRLVVLTACYFHDIVNLPKNHPQRHLASTLAAQETLRILDTHFPDFPRDAYDDVAHAVRAHSFSAGIAPTTLEAKIVQDADRLESLGAIGLARVFYVSGALGRALFDSDDPLASERELDDTAWALDHFQKKLLTLPSTMQTEAGRALARHNADFLVHYMAKLCAELKGDFCQLDEEVLRRFIQVTP; encoded by the coding sequence ATGTCGCTAACCCACTGGCAGCAGCGTTTTGAAGCCTGGCTGCATCAAAGCTGGAATCAGGATGATAAAGCGCATGATGTCGCCCATTTTCGCCGCGTCTGGAAAACGGCGCAGCAAATCATGGCCGGCAGTGAAGCCAACCGCCTGGTGGTGCTGACCGCCTGTTATTTCCACGATATCGTCAATCTTCCGAAAAACCATCCGCAGCGCCATCTGGCTTCGACGCTTGCCGCCCAGGAGACGCTGCGCATTCTGGACACTCACTTTCCCGATTTCCCTCGCGACGCGTATGACGACGTGGCCCATGCGGTGCGGGCGCACAGCTTCAGCGCCGGGATTGCCCCCACGACGCTGGAGGCGAAAATCGTGCAGGACGCCGATCGGCTGGAGTCGCTGGGCGCCATCGGTCTTGCGCGCGTCTTTTATGTCTCCGGCGCGCTGGGGAGGGCGCTGTTCGACAGTGACGATCCGCTCGCGTCAGAGCGTGAGCTTGACGACACCGCCTGGGCGCTCGATCACTTCCAGAAAAAGCTGCTGACGCTGCCTTCCACCATGCAAACCGAGGCGGGCAGGGCGCTGGCGCGCCATAACGCCGATTTTCTCGTGCATTATATGGCCAAGCTCTGCGCCGAGCTGAAAGGCGATTTCTGCCAGCTTGATGAAGAGGTGCTGCGCCGTTTTATTCAGGTCACGCCTTAA